In Bacillus toyonensis BCT-7112, a single window of DNA contains:
- a CDS encoding ParM/StbA family protein, which translates to MRSLYAIDVGIGFTKRAYRQDVDSEVTIKSEASTLAPVPNHAESEDLTKVSFIDLDFAYYMGNEAHQSDASFLPPFDEEIENYYESERFKQQIFGCIAKDYKENVVLPLVVTGLPVTCFGSQHEQLQRALKKETSVQIDGKFINITVENALILQQPVALHAYFLKEGIIQERDRILIIDGGFRTLEMTDMKQNVILNHYETELGCSKPLKNIKNIMQNHGGESNHLHINDMPKILEKRYECREENPQTKQVHTLIQKELDAHFQDVMRVLQEQFKLEQYDTIIWTGGIVDLHKKRIEKMQGEISSFRMVDASKEAALHGYYIIGSQVFEDITNQSAYESKL; encoded by the coding sequence ATGAGATCTCTGTATGCGATTGATGTAGGAATTGGTTTTACCAAGCGGGCATATCGACAGGATGTAGATTCTGAGGTGACGATTAAGAGTGAAGCTTCCACACTAGCCCCTGTACCTAATCATGCTGAAAGTGAAGATTTAACAAAGGTAAGTTTTATAGACTTAGACTTTGCATACTACATGGGAAATGAAGCACATCAATCTGACGCATCATTTCTTCCTCCATTTGACGAAGAAATAGAAAATTATTATGAAAGCGAACGGTTTAAACAACAAATATTTGGTTGCATTGCAAAGGATTATAAAGAAAATGTCGTGTTACCTTTAGTTGTTACTGGGCTTCCCGTTACTTGTTTTGGTAGTCAGCATGAGCAATTACAACGTGCACTAAAAAAAGAAACTTCCGTGCAAATTGATGGGAAATTTATTAATATTACGGTGGAAAATGCTTTGATTCTTCAGCAACCAGTCGCTTTACATGCCTATTTCTTAAAAGAGGGAATCATTCAGGAACGAGATCGTATCTTAATTATTGATGGTGGATTTCGTACATTAGAAATGACAGATATGAAACAGAATGTCATTTTAAATCATTATGAGACAGAACTAGGATGTAGCAAGCCTTTGAAAAACATTAAGAATATCATGCAGAATCATGGGGGTGAAAGTAATCACTTGCATATTAACGACATGCCAAAAATATTAGAAAAAAGATATGAATGTCGAGAAGAAAATCCTCAGACAAAACAGGTTCATACTTTGATTCAAAAAGAGTTGGATGCACACTTCCAAGACGTCATGCGTGTATTACAAGAACAATTTAAGTTAGAACAGTACGATACTATTATTTGGACAGGAGGAATAGTAGATCTCCACAAAAAACGAATTGAAAAAATGCAAGGTGAAATTTCTTCTTTCCGTATGGTAGACGCTTCGAAAGAGGCTGCACTTCATGGATACTATATTATTGGAAGTCAAGTATTTGAGGACATCACCAATCAATCTGCATATGAATCTAAATTATAA
- a CDS encoding general stress protein produces MHKNERKPVVHEFENEQEVVMKVKELELQGIRQDDIYVLTHEKHLTKKIADDTNTNTIGVKEQGLGISIINFFSQKGDELRNQMEEIGLSKEEVNLYEEKLDQGRILLLVTAETPTASDRQPQNYHSL; encoded by the coding sequence ATGCATAAGAATGAACGAAAACCGGTGGTTCATGAATTTGAAAATGAACAGGAAGTAGTTATGAAAGTAAAAGAGCTAGAATTGCAAGGGATTCGCCAAGATGATATTTACGTCTTAACACATGAAAAACATCTAACAAAAAAGATTGCGGATGATACAAACACAAATACGATTGGAGTAAAAGAACAAGGATTGGGCATAAGTATTATTAACTTTTTCTCCCAAAAAGGGGACGAACTCCGAAATCAAATGGAGGAAATAGGGTTGTCGAAGGAGGAAGTTAACTTATATGAAGAAAAACTAGATCAAGGGAGAATTTTACTCCTAGTAACAGCTGAAACACCAACGGCGAGTGATAGGCAGCCGCAAAACTATCATTCTCTCTAA
- a CDS encoding YxeA family protein, which produces MKKFLLCILGIGLLIYLLLFILRGDVDRFNPLAEEKHVYAVAKGYGVPDYHTNGRAMYSLKGIDESGNEEEYTVGTNTPNDFIRKTYLKIHVKGRYVYSYEAISDKDIPEKIRGKLEIEVK; this is translated from the coding sequence ATGAAGAAATTTTTACTCTGCATATTAGGAATAGGCCTCCTTATATACTTACTACTGTTCATATTACGCGGGGATGTGGACCGATTTAATCCACTTGCTGAAGAAAAACATGTATATGCCGTTGCGAAAGGGTATGGTGTTCCCGATTATCATACGAACGGTAGAGCTATGTACTCGTTAAAAGGCATTGATGAATCTGGCAATGAAGAAGAGTATACAGTAGGAACGAATACTCCTAATGATTTTATAAGAAAAACTTACTTGAAAATTCATGTGAAAGGTAGGTATGTTTACTCGTACGAGGCTATTTCTGACAAGGATATTCCGGAGAAAATAAGAGGGAAATTGGAGATAGAAGTTAAATAA
- a CDS encoding alpha/beta hydrolase, which yields MKKWIKIVLYSVLGILIIGSITFLTWSQFTYKPTKEALSLVDNKKDEENIVFGEKDAKIGVIFYQGAKVEAEAYSYLGEALAKDGHFVVMPKLPLNLAILGINAVDSVMEQYPEVQKWYVAGHSMGGAMISKYAFQHEEKVDGIIFLGSYPADDFSTKSIPMLSIYGEVDALATVEKIENNKKLMSKNTTMHMIKGGNHANFGMYGEQKGDNASLITSKAQQDETVKVMEEWLLKQ from the coding sequence GTGAAGAAATGGATAAAAATTGTTCTGTACTCTGTATTAGGTATTTTAATTATCGGAAGTATTACTTTTTTGACTTGGTCTCAGTTTACTTATAAACCAACGAAAGAGGCTTTGTCTCTAGTAGATAATAAAAAAGATGAAGAGAATATAGTTTTTGGAGAGAAAGATGCTAAAATAGGAGTTATTTTTTATCAAGGAGCTAAAGTAGAAGCTGAAGCTTATAGTTATTTAGGAGAAGCTCTTGCAAAAGATGGGCATTTTGTAGTAATGCCTAAGTTACCATTAAATTTAGCGATACTTGGAATCAATGCAGTAGACAGTGTAATGGAACAGTATCCTGAAGTTCAGAAATGGTATGTTGCAGGGCATTCAATGGGCGGAGCTATGATTTCTAAATATGCTTTTCAGCATGAAGAAAAGGTAGACGGAATCATTTTCTTAGGTTCTTATCCCGCAGATGATTTCTCTACCAAATCGATTCCAATGTTATCTATTTATGGAGAAGTAGATGCTTTAGCAACTGTAGAAAAAATAGAGAACAATAAAAAGTTAATGTCAAAGAATACAACTATGCACATGATAAAAGGGGGGAATCATGCTAATTTCGGCATGTATGGCGAGCAAAAAGGTGATAATGCTAGCTTAATTACGTCAAAAGCACAACAAGATGAAACAGTTAAAGTAATGGAAGAATGGTTGTTAAAACAATGA